From one Trifolium pratense cultivar HEN17-A07 linkage group LG1, ARS_RC_1.1, whole genome shotgun sequence genomic stretch:
- the LOC123923474 gene encoding L-ascorbate oxidase homolog: MAALNISYLVVVELLCVLAIITTTTVAEDPYRFFNWNVTYGDIYPLGARQQGILINGQFPGPDIHSVTNDNLIINVFNSLDEPFLISWNGVQQRRNSYEDGVFGTTCPIPPGKNFTYILQVKDQIGSFYYFPSLAFHKAAGGFGGIRILSRPRIPVPFDDPAGDYTVLIGDWYQSNHTDLKAQLDNGKKLPFPDGILINGRGSGGASFNVEQGKTYRLRISNVGLQNSLNFRIQNHKLKLVEVEGTHTLQTTYSSLDVHVGQSYSVLVTADQPGQDYYIVVSSRFTTPVLTTTGVLRYSNSAGPVSGPPPGGPTIQIDWSLNQARSIRTNLTASGPRPNPQGSYHYGMINTTRTIVLSSSAGQVSGKQRYAINSVSYVSPDTPLKLADFFQISGVYRPGSISDRPTGGGIYTDTSVLQTDYRTFVEIVFQNDEDILQSYHLDGYSFFVVGMDGGQWTSDSRNQYNLRDAVSRSTTQVYPKSWTAIYVALDNVGIWNLRSEFWARQYLGQQFYMRVYTTSTSLRDEYPVPKNALLCGRAAGRHTRPL; the protein is encoded by the exons ATGGCTGCATTGAATATTAGTTACTTGGTGGTGGTGGAGTTATTGTGTGTGTTGGCCATCATCACTACTACTACTGTTGCTGAAGATCCATACAGGTTCTTCAACTGGAATGTTACATACGGCGACATTTATCCACTTGGTGCTCGCCAACAG GGAATACTTATCAATGGCCAATTCCCAGGTCCTGACATTCATTCTGTTACAAATGACAATCTCATTATCAATGTCTTCAACAGCTTGGACGAGCCTTTTCTCATCTCCTG GAACGGAGTCCAGCAGAGAAGGAACTCATACGAAGATGGAGTGTTTGGAACAACATGTCCCATTCCCCCTGGAAAGAACTTCACATACATACTTCAAGTGAAGGATCAAATTGGTAGCTTCTACTATTTCCCATCCCTTGCATTCCACAAAGCTGCTGGTGGTTTTGGAGGCATTAGGATTCTAAGTAGGCCAAGAATTCCAGTTCCCTTTGATGATCCCGCCGGTGATTATACCGTCCTTATCGGAGATTGGTACCAGTCCAACCACACA GATTTGAAGGCCCAACTTGATAATGGTAAGAAGTTGCCTTTCCCTGATGGAATCCTTATCAATGGTCGTGGTTCTGGAGGAGCATCTTTCAATGTGGAGCAAG GAAAGACTTACAGGCTTAGAATATCAAATGTGGGGTTACAAAATTCACTCAACTTTCGCATACAAAACCACAAGTTAAAGTTGGTAGAAGTGGAAGGAACACACACCCTCCAAACCACTTACTCATCCCTTGATGTTCACGTGGGTCAATCATACTCAGTTCTAGTAACAGCAGATCAACCTGGTCAAGACTATTACATTGTTGTTTCCTCTCGATTTACCACTCCAGTACTCACCACCACCGGAGTTCTTCGCTACAGCAACTCTGCCGGCCCAGTATCAGGCCCACCCCCTGGTGGACCCACAATCCAAATTGACTGGTCTTTGAACCAGGCCCGTTCCATCAGGACAAACCTTACAGCAAGTGGACCAAGGCCAAACCCGCAAGGATCATACCATTATGGCATGATAAACACAACGAGGACAATTGTACTTTCAAGTTCAGCTGGTCAAGTCAGTGGGAAGCAAAGATATGCAATTAACAGCGTGTCTTATGTTTCCCCCGACACTCCTCTTAAGCTGGCTGACTTCTTCCAGATATCAGGTGTTTACCGTCCTGGAAGCATCTCTGATAGACCCACTGGTGGTGGTATATACACTGACACTTCTGTTCTTCAAACTGACTACAGAACATTTGTAGAGATTGTTTTCCAAAATGATGAAGACATCCTTCAGAGCTATCATCTTGATGGCTACTCTTTCTTTGTTGTTGG TATGGATGGAGGACAATGGACAAGTGATAGCAGGAACCAGTACAATCTTAGAGATGCAGTTTCCCGTAGCACCACTCAGGTATATCCCAAGTCATGGACTGCTATATATGTTGCGCTCGACAATGTGGGAATATGGAACTTGAGGTCTGAATTTTGGGCACGACAGTACCTTGGACAACAGTTTTATATGCGTGTATATACAACATCAACCTCACTCAGAGATGAATACCCTGTTCCTAAGAATGCACTACTTTGTGGTAGAGCAGCTGGAAGACATACTCGACCCCTTTAA